The genomic region ATCCGTTATTTGCTGCCGTTCATCTCCTAAACAGAAGGCGCTAGTAAGTTCATTATCCTTCAATGGCGCACAGAAATTATTTTAGTTTGTTTGTATTGAGCAAAAAATGGTATTTTTTGAGTCTTATGTCGGACTTTGGGATAACATATACCAGCAGAAAAAAGTGCTGAAAAAAGATCTCAAGAACTgcaaatatgttgttatagaacTTATGGAATCTTTGAAAATAAAATCGGTTTAAATGAACGGTTGAAAATTGTTGTATATCAACTCAACTAACAATTACTTTTTCTAGCAATTTCGAGGAGGACTCAaactaattaagttaaaataaacaATGCAGGTTACACGGCTAGTTAAATCTAAAACCGGAAGTACAACTCTAGCAATTGGTGATGGAGCAAATGATGTTGGTATGCTTCAAGAAGCCGATATTGGCGTTGGTATTAGTGGTGTGGAAGGAATGCAGGTAATTGCTCCATGTATAAAGGTGGTGCATATTGGTTTGTTTCACTCGATGCGTTTTGCTTCTCAGTTCTAATAGCTACTTCTTGAATCATCAGGCTGTCATGTCGAGTGACATCGCAATTGCCCAGTTCCGTTTTTTGGAACGCTTGCTTCTTGTGCATGGACATTGGTGTTATAGAAGGATTTCATCAATGGTAATATAAGTTGCTCTGAGATGTTCTTGAAGTGTTAATCAATATCTGCAATTTATATTGAAATGACAATCAGTATAAGCAGTAAATGCCTTGAAAATGAAACTCTATGTCTGGTTTTCGTTTTTAATCCATGTTCGAAAATTCAAAGCATGTTCTTAACCCTTATGTTGTGCCAATGGCAATCAAATGCCAGAAACCTGACAAATGGACTATGATGTAACCTTTTTGCAGATATGCTACTTCTTTTACAAGAACATTGCATTTGGCTTCACAATCTTCTTCTATGAGATATACGCATCGTTCTCGGGTCAAGCTGTATACAATGACTGGTTCCTATCCCTCTATAACGTCTTCTTTACATCACTTCCCGTGATTGCTCTGGGAGTTTTTGACCAGGACGTCTCTTCACGTTTATGTCTCAAGGTATCTCTCAGATTTCTTGAATGGCAAAACTAAAGTTTTGTTTCTAAAACTCGATAACGACAACAATAAAATGAAATTGTGATGATTGTATCTCATTGCAGTTTCCTCCATTATATCAAGAAGGAATCCAGAATGTCCTCTTCAGCTGGCTTAGAATCCTTGCCTGGTTATTTAATGGTGTGCTTAGTGCCACCATAATCTTCTTCTTTTGCATTCGAGCGATGCAACATCAGGCATTCCGCAAAGGAGGTGAAGTTGTTGGCTTGGAAATCCTTGGCGCTACGATGTATACATGTGTGGTATGGGTAGTTAACTGTCAAATGGCACTATCCATCTCTTATTTCACATATATACAACATCTCTTCATCTGGGGTGGCGTAGTTTTTTGGTACATATTCCTCATTGCATATGGAGCCATAGATCCGGACATTTCGACCTCTGCATACCAGGTCTTTATCGAAGCATGTGCACCGGCAGGGTCGTATTGGCTTCTGACACTCCTCGTGCTAATTGCCTCGCTGCTACCGTACTTCACTTACTCGGCCATCCAAATGCGGTTCTTCCCATTGTATCATCAGATGATACAGTGGATTCGAAGTGATGGACAAACCAACGACCCTGAGTATTGTCATATGGTGCGACAGAGATCACTAAGTCACACAACAGTAGGTTATACGGCACGTTTCGAAGCAAAATCGAAGAGCTCGAAAGAGAGAGCTTGGGATCATTGATGATCGTCCTGGCTGAAACGCGGATTCATTCATAGACGGGTGAGAGAATTTAAACTGCAACTTATCGTATTACAGTGGTTATTTAAATCCTTTTGTTTTTATACTGAAAAATTGCTGTATATTGCTCCTGCTACAAGAGTTCCTTTTAAATGTACATAATACGCAGAAGATCTAGATATATAGGCTCTGAGTTGTATTTCTGAGGCCATATCACATTTTGCAGCTAAACCTGTAATTTTATGAAAGATGTACCTTTTatacagagagagagagattCAGTTCAGTATGATtggtattaatatttattaatatagTGTAACTTACAAATATACTTTAAAGCTTCTAttgatttattaatttaaatttaaagtaGAATTTAAGGCACCAACCTTAATAACTGGGTGACGTGTTAAATAAAGCGTTAGAATGGTTAATGGATTGGATAGGAATTCCAATTAAATTACAAACGTATTTAGACAAATCAAATATAAAATCTCGACTGAATTAAGGAAAATGAATGCATTTTTCAAACTGGAGGTGGATGGGGATGGGTTTCATTTTTAGTTTGATCCTCACCAAAAGACATAACTTTGGCACCTGCCTCCACCACCTCCCCCGCCATACAACCTCCACACCTTAgcttcaaccatcccaaccaatctccATGCTTTATCGTATCCAATGGCGTTATGGCCACTACCGCCTCCCCCTTCGTCCGACGTCGGACACAAATCCTTCCCACCACACAAGAAACAACAGCTAGAATAGTCAGAACTGAGATGACGGCGAAGAATGGCCCTAGAGACCCTGACGACGGTGACGAAGTAGTACTGCTTCCCACTGCTGCTGCTTGGCTGCTTGCGGTGTCTCCTTGAAGTGGTAATGATGAAATAGAAGATGCCATTGTAATTGTATTAATTGGTAAATTAAGCAAGAAAAACGAGGCTATAAATACACAATATTCCATTGATTGATGCAAAAAGGAGAATATTTTGAAGAAAAGCGAGGGTCGGccagaaaaagagaaagatgggAAGCCAACATGGAAAGGGGGTTTGCTTGCATCAGAAAGGTATGCTAACTTTATCACTGCACTGTTCCACTTATTAGCTCTTTGCTTCTCTTTGTTAACTTCTATTTCCTATTCAATAAAAAATTGACATTTTTCTTTTCAGTTGTGTGTCTAAACTTTTATTTTGatacttaattttatttataattaaattaaaaaaaaaaaaactatcttCTCAACCCAAAACCCTTAAGCagcttcaacaaatttcttctcaagctttataaaatttaaaagcaCAAATTTTTAAGTGAAACATGATTCGAAGATTACAAATATCACGAAGAAAGAAAAGGAATTACAAATAGATGCTTCCTTTGGTGCCTAAGAGGTTTCAAACTCTACCAAAACAGTCCCAGCAATCTTTTCTCCTCTTACTGATTGTCACTCTCCAAGAGTGAGGGTTGGAGTAAGAACAACTTCTCTATCATTCCTTAAAAGCACTTTCTTGTTGGCTAGCACAATCTATGAAGAATGTAATATATTACAAAATGCTTAACttgttaagattttttttttttttgaatttcaactCGTTAAGAACTTAAAGTCATAAGTGGGGGCATTTTAAactcttttattctatttttaaagGAAAACAAAAGGAGCTTAAAATCTACAATCAAATAAAAAACAAGAATGAATATTCGcaaagaaggaaaaaaagaatTGGTTGAAGCAACTTTTTTAGGGGACGAGGTGACGTTAAGGGATTGGAAAAAGATGAagagatgtatatatatattattaaattatttttatttaattaaatgtgCCACATGTTAGAATATGATTGATTAAGTATTTTTTTAACGGATGTGGACCAAAAGTGTAGTAGAATCAaagtttaaatataattttttattgatttaagTTAGTGGTGagtaaaatttgatttgatttaaaaaattaaaaaaaatttaaattttaagttaatcaaattgagttatttgagttactCGAATTATTTGAGTCAACTCGAATAAGAAATTTCGGATTTCGAGTTCAAGTCAAGTTAAatttttacaattcgaataactcgaataattcaaataatagatTAGTATAAATACTGTTTTGGTTACtgttaattttaaaaatgagcaaattggcatttcttaacaaaaattacaaaaaatcaaagtaatttttaaaatttgaaaataattttaaattcaaaatattaaaaaattataaattttaataatataaatatgtaataGGAATATGATTAGATTTTAACATATAGACATCACAAATAATATGAACATAATAAAATGGAAAAATGAAATGAAgtttaaatttgaattgaaaaGAATAATCtataaaaaacaaagaaaagattaataatcatgaaataaagaaaataaaattaatatttaaatcatCAAGAAATTTCATAAATTCCACCTTAAAATTTTtacttcaaatttcaaaattctaatttcttttacctaaaaataaaataaatttatgtatTCTCACAAATGAAATCCCTACTTAATGCCTctcattcaaacataccaagtcTAAATACTCTTTAGACTCATTCTCATTATAGTTAATATATGATTTGTTacttaaatttagttttaatgtgtaatttagtatttgaattttttttaaatttaggtcCCATTTAGATAAATGGTGAGATTGATTCCgctgaaattaattattataacaatAAGATTAAAATTAATAGATATGTGTTTGGATGCAAATTCAATGATGGTGgtgagataaaataaaataaactttaaagGTATTAATATAAAGAAACATTATTGAAttctttttatatgtttttaatattattaaaatttttaatatgtgttttataaatttatttaaatattttaattaactaattatataatttataaatatttttatattaaataaactgTTTTTTACTTGGCGATGCATGAATTTAATTATAcgtatcaattaaaatattttataattatttaaatttttatagatttaattttatgatagatatcataaataaatttaaataatttataatttattttatatatttt from Gossypium arboreum isolate Shixiya-1 chromosome 1, ASM2569848v2, whole genome shotgun sequence harbors:
- the LOC108464977 gene encoding uncharacterized protein LOC108464977 → MEYCVFIASFFLLNLPINTITMASSISSLPLQGDTASSQAAAVGSSTTSSPSSGSLGPFFAVISVLTILAVVSCVVGRICVRRRTKGEAVVAITPLDTIKHGDWLGWLKLRCGGCMAGEVVEAGAKVMSFGEDQTKNETHPHPPPV